One window from the genome of Paramisgurnus dabryanus chromosome 24, PD_genome_1.1, whole genome shotgun sequence encodes:
- the LOC135721303 gene encoding uncharacterized protein, which translates to MQQQSSSDLLCLKLFYGEYKTSRMLQNHICGSVLLYLCWWRLDIVFGDEVKSVMEGDSVTLHTNLNELQEDDVMEWMFGVQRPDKIIADFYKEANITSFNDERFKNHLYLNHQTGDLIITNITNKHTGVYRVEINRQPSVIFRHFNLTVYARLPVPVISSNSSQCSSSSSRCVLLCSVLNVRDVSLSWYKGNRLLSIISVSDLNIRLSLPLEVEYQDTNTYSCVLNNTNTNQTQHLNIKNLCQNCSVGVDCCGFTEAVIRLVISALVGVAAIAFLIYDIRSR; encoded by the exons ATGCAGCAACAGAGCTCCAGTGATCTTTTGTGTCTTAAACTCTTTTACGGTGAATATAAAACGTCAAGAATGCTGCAGAATCACATCTGTGGATCAGTTTTGCTGTATTTATGTTGGTGGCGATTGGACA TTGTGTTTGGTGATGAAGTGAAGTCGGTGATGGAGGGAGATTCTGTTACTCTTCATACTAATCTTAATGAACTACAGGAGGACGATGTGATGGAGTGGATGTTTGGTGTTCAGCGTCCAGATAAGATTATAGCTGATTTTTACAAAGAAGCAAATATTACATCATTTAATGATGAGAGATTCAAGAATCATTTATATCTGAATCatcagactggagatctcatcatcacaaacatcacaaacaaacacactggAGTTTATAGAGTAGAGATCAACAGACAACCTTCTGTCATCTTCAGACACTTTAATCTTACTGTTTATG CTCGTCTGCCGGTTCCTGTCATCAGCAGTAACTCATCACAGtgttcttcatcatcatcaagatgtgtgttgttgtgttcaGTGTTGAATGTGAGAGATGTGAGTCTGTCCTGGTACAAAGGAAACCGTTTATTGTCCATCATCAGTGTGTCTGATCTCAACATCAGACTCTCTCTACCTCTGGAGGTTGAATATCAggatacaaacacatacagctGTGTACTCAACAATACCAACACAAACCAAACTCAACATCTCAACATCAAGAATCTCTGTCAGAATTGTTCAG TTGGTGTTGACTGTTGTGGTTTTACTGAAGCTGTGATTCGATTGGTCATCTCTGCTCTGGTGGGCGTGGCTGCAATCGCATTTTTGATTTATGACATCAGATCCAGATAA